CTGTTGCAAAGTGTGGATTCTGAACCACCTGTGTATCGCTGTTGTTCTTTTCAACGCTTGTAGTTTTCGGTTTACTCGAACTtgtgagaggaaaaaaaaattttctttctcACGTTCGGGTGCATGGAGCACCTTTATTTCCTCACCGACTAAATCTGTCTGTAGTTAGCATTGGTTCTTTAAGAGGACAAGAGCTTTGTTATTGACGTCACACTAATTACGACGAAGAGAAGTGTTGCTGACGCCTTCAAGAAAACCCCCGATAGCCTCAAAATATGCTGTTTGAAATTAGTTTCAGTCCAGTTTAATCAGGGAAGTCATGCTAGGGCTACCTGTGCCATTAGTCCAAATTGAAGAGACTTCACAAGGTCGCGCTTGACTGTGCCTGATATGAAAGAAAATTCGAATTCACTTCTTTGCTGCTGTTCACATTCTTCGATCCGCCTCGTATTGTTTCACGATGAGCAATCATTTACAAAACATGCACCCTCCGTGCAAATATGAAGGCTGAAACTACAGACCACTCACGGCAGTCCACAGTTGAAACGATTGATTCCCACGGTAAACGCAAAATCTCTACTCGAACGTCTTGACAATGACATTGGAGATTGCTTCTCGTGTAGACTGATAACAGTGAGCGTGACGGACAAATAGTTCTCTGCCGCATTTCCGACGCTTGGCAGTGGTGTGCGTTGGAATGATAGTTGTGACAGTTGCGATTTCCTCGACATTGGTTCTACAGCGGGGTCCTCCTCAGGGGCAGGATCATGCCATTGGTAACGATTCTGTACCGGTTGTTCCTGTGTGCATTTCAATGTGTCGTGGCTGTAGGTCATTGCAAGTGGCCGCTAGAGTATGTGCACAGCAGAACTATATTGAGAAATTGTTGAAAGAGAAGACTCAAGCATAAAGTGCTTGTGGCATGCTTCTAGTGCCGTGATTTCTTCGCAGTATCATGGGACGTTGAGTTCAGAGGACGAACTTCAAAGTCTTAAATACTTGGCGCTGCAGTTTTCCGAAATGCATCTTGACCAATGAAGGAAAAAACAAAACTAGTTCAGCTCTGTCACTGCTGGTCTTTTGAAAATGGTCTTGGAATGAACGTTTGCGTTCTTTGTGTATTTGTTGCGGTTTAAATTGTGTTCAGCTACGTTATATCGATTGGAGGATTTCTTCTCGGCTGAGTAAGAACAGAGTGATTTTCTTTGGACCGGCTAATATCTCTCGAGCATCTTTATTGAGGTATAAGTGAAACGTAATTAAGATCTGCCTTTGTTGAGAGGTAAAAAAACTACAATCCTAGCTCATCCAGACTAAAAGGCGTACTCGCAAACTGAGGTAAGGACGCACTTTAAACCCTGAGAAGATAGCAATCTAGCGAGAGACGTTGTAGTTCCTACGTCAAGCACTATCTGTGGCATGTGCAGGAGCTTTGTACAATTTAGAGTTGCCCTCCTATATGCATGCTTTGTAAGGCAATCACGTCCCCAGGTATGTATGTGTTAGTGAGGAAGGCACTTACCTTGCGCAGGAGTTGTGACGTTCTTTGAGATGTGCTCGCCGGGGTAGCTCAGGCCACCCGCGGTCGTGCTGAAGATGGCGTTAATGGTGTAGAAAGTTTCGGGTTTCAAATCATTGATCCTTAATTTTGACATATGACTGCCGGTGTGGTAGAGAGGGCATCTTTTAAGATTTGCAGGGACAGGACAGATTTCAATCATGATTCTGGCGCCAGACACTGCCTTCCACGTCACCTCCAGGGATGTCGAATTGAGTGGTCGTACTTGGATGGCATCAAGCTTGGGCGCTGCAATGTATAGAAATGTGTGAAGCAGCCACAGGAAGCATTGACTACCTTGATTCAGGGCTGCGAACACGACACAAAATGTTGTAATCATGCAAGAGGAAGCGTACTTGGGTATCCACAAAATCAACTTTCTAGCAAAATTTAGCAAAATCAACATTTCGGGATTACGGTTGATTTTTGTATCACTTAAAAATGTATCGGCGTTAAAAGGATGGTGAAGTTACAAAAAATTCATTTGCGTGGCCGCAGAGTTCGCAAATGTGTGAAAGACCGAGACACCCTTGGCAGCTAAACTGCCTGAGTATTATTTGACAACGTGCTGAAAGAACACTGCACCATCTCTGTCAAATTACTGATCTGAGTAAATTTTGATTATTTGGCTTCTTCCGGCTGTGTTGACGCATTTGCAGCAGGAAAAGATGCATTCATCACCGTGAAAATTCTATTTAAAAATCCTCCTGTCAGTCGATAGAGACTCGTGATGACCGTACCGAATCGGACGGGTtccaccattttgaagtgaatggtcaTGCAGCGCAGCCTCTGCCTTATATAATTGTCGTTTTGCGTTAGAATGCCCTCTTCGTGGTTAGACTCTGCAGATAAAACTCTGTATATAAAATCTGATTATAATTTGTTCTCAGTCTGCCTCTAAAGAGAGGCTGGAGAGAATTCCATCAAGGGTTTACTGTGAAATTACCGATAGCTTTGCTCCCTGTGGCTATGTCGATGCTTTTTCGCAGAGAAAGACGCATCTGTTCCTTAAAATTTGTGATTAAAAAGTGGGCCATTTTTTTCGCCACGAGGTCGAAACTGACCTTGTTAATAAAAGGGAGCAGGATTTGAAACTAAATCACGGAACCTAACCTGTGAGGTCGGTAAGGTTACGACGTCACTGCTGTTCGCGCCTGAAAACGACCGGCAGTAGTCGCAGCTGTACTTTTTTTTAATGGTTATGAAATGTTTTTAGTGAAGTAGCCTCTGTGTCATTAGACCACCTTAATCTGTCAATACGGGCTAAATTCAATTCTTTCTGCATTGCTTGTGTGCGCGTTTCCATTTAATTCACGTCACAGCGGTGTGCGTTGGAAACGACTTCATATATATGGATACCGCTGCTAGAGATGGCGATGGTAAAGAGAAAATATATGCTGGAAGCAAAGCTTTTCTGTTTCAAAGCTGGGTTTTAAAGAAACTCTTGCAATTTTTGCTGACTTGCAAGAAACGAAGCTACCTTCTAGACTTAAGCCTACCTTTTATCTCGGAGCACTGTCACTAAAATTCAGGAATGAGTGTAGTTAAGGGAAATGCTGAGCTATCAGACAACAGGTTTTCATCACGTCAGAACGCGGGAACTAGATGTGAAAGTGCTCACAGAAACAGATAAAACTGTTTGCTTCAACGCATTTAGTGCATTTCAGCTTttaattcttcctttttttccctgtTTGGTTCGCCCGGTAAACAAAAATCTCAGTTGGCGCACCATGTACGACCTTCATTTTAATTTAGTACAGTCATCGTGACCACAGTTGAAACTGAGCTGGTATACAATCTGTCTTGGTGCAGGATAAGTTTAACAAAGATTAAGTTTCTGAAAGTTGTCGCGCGAAGAAAATTTGTTTCACTAGTCTATAAGTCCTTGATACGGAGGTGTGGTGGCGGCAGTCCAACGTTTTACTCTTTGGAGGTATTTATATTGCGTGCAAACGCTGGAcgggcggacggatggatggatggatggatggatggatggatggatggacggacggacggacggacggacggacggacggacggacggacggacggacggacggacggatggatggatggatggatggatggatggatggatggatggatggatggatggacggatggacggatggacggatggatggatggatggatggatggatggatggatggatggatggatggatggataatgctgaaccctttaaatcgggttgAACCATttaaatgctatcttactgctagcttctctgctctcgaacgacgcccatcccatatcaccctgtaccccctgatttggtgcattgccatgtgctcccaaagctagccttcCTACGCCATGGTGTTTggtttctaaccttgcttgaacatctggtctcatgcactgAGACGTTACattagcgccaccctcgtccatagcggcagacATGGAAAGGTCTAGGCTACCGCTAATGCCACGAGGAACGTGATCGAAATGTAGAGCGGGCAGCAGTGCAGAACtgttttatgctacctatggcatcaatactgccaaAGAGCGGCTCTTTTTTAGCTATTGAGCAGCAGGAACATAAGACGCTAGTTTTTACACACATTAGTATAAAGGCAGCACCAACCGAAACCAAGCAAAGCATAGGGAACTCAGCTACATTATTGCTAATGATAGGCAAGATGGCCGCTGAGCACTCCTTACAGCGAGGTTGCGCTTTTTCTTATTATGCCATTGGCGTTCCTGTTTGCTGCCTGAACGTTGCGGCGTCGGTCAGTCGATATTTCGCAAATAAGACGTATTTTGCCTATAATTTGCGGACAAGCATGTTTGTTACTGCAACGGTGCATGTGCCTTAGAGAATACAAGGATTCTGCATTAATCGGGCTGTGTAGAGTTAAGGCAAATCAATCGTGCACTCAAGAACAGAAGTCATATTATACGATCAAGTGCAAAGCTTCATAGCATAAAAGACTTAACAATATATGGCCTAACTTTTCTGCGTAAAGATTGACGAATTATTTGCGCGCAGAAAAGTGCGTGTCTAATTCTGGGAGCTGCATATGTCCAAAGCAGCATCATACTTCTACAGAAAATTAATGGCCACTTTTCGGTCATGTTCGAAATTTCTCGTTTCTTGGTTAATTACACTATGAATTACAGCATATGCAGTGGTAAGAGTATTTAGTTGCTTTGCATCTGCAAATTTTTGCTACACTCCGCCGTTTGGACTCTCCTCCTCTCACAGAGACCGAGATTATGGAGCCTTGGTATAAACCTTCATCACAAAAGAAAGCGGTGAAGGCGGTCTTGAAGATTTTAAAGGACTCGAGGTTGAGTTTCCGATTATAAACTTTGAGCTTGAAGTGTGCACCCTCTGTCTCTATAAACTTGGCATTAACTCATTTTGTTGCCACTCTttacttcatttttacttttgttCCCCTcgccacgtgtagggtagcctactgggcatcgcctggttaacctccctgcctctcCGTCCTTCTGTTTCTCATCCTTCTCTCTTTGATGGATTAACGTGAAAAAAAGATGGATTGGGTTGTAAAACGTTTTTATGATTGTGTGCAAGCGTACCCAGCTGAGCATGACAGACTATCCTGATTTAAAGAACGCTGGGTGAACCTTCAGCCAATGGATGCGAAATTAAATAGCCAAGAAACGGGACAAAAATATGGCTTACGAGGAAGAGTAGTAAATTGCAGAACCGCTTCTTCTCCGGTCAACCTCTGCTCTTTGCTGCGATGGAAAGGCGTGACCCGCACTTCGAACGTGGTGTTTGGCATCAATTGATGCAGGTTTAAACTGGCTTCGCTGGGTTCATCATGCCGACAATCTGGGGGCGGGGCTATTTTGCAAATCACCACTTGGTAGCCACTGACGGGGCCCGCAGGCTTGATCCAGGTCACTTCAGCTTGCGTACTGTCCAAGAAGGTGACCTTGAGGTCTGCTACTCGtagctctgaaagaaaaaaaacaatgaaccGATAAATTTGTTATCTAGTCGAGATTGGTAGCCCAAACGTATATGtatatttctgcatttttttcgAATAAGCGACAGTGACCGTTGATTTACGAATTAATCGAAAGAAATTGTTTCCAAATTATTCAAATTGTAATTTTACCTTGCAGTACAGCTTCGTCTGTCCaggataaaaaattaaaaattttcgCACCTAATAAAATAACAGCCGATGGAAGTCTTTAATATTCCATTCAATTATTGGCTCGTAATTAAACAAGGACACCACATATAAACAAAGAAAATCAGAGGAATAGTGCAAGCGGATGCAACACTCATCCAACACACATGTCGGGCGGATAACCCAGAATTATTCCGAGAGAAATGTTTTTCGCCCCCAGAAACCATGTCTGAGCTGACTTATCAGAAATGTGTTCGAATGAGTGGAGGCATATAGCCATCTATATGATTTATAGCACCAGTTTAAACCCTCCTCCCTACCCGTTTATACC
The genomic region above belongs to Amblyomma americanum isolate KBUSLIRL-KWMA chromosome 9, ASM5285725v1, whole genome shotgun sequence and contains:
- the LOC144104252 gene encoding collagen alpha-1(VII) chain-like, whose amino-acid sequence is MAAIYFFLWHALLVAAIARAHGIPQNKYTIQSSNAMPNEIAPHPELRVADLKVTFLDSTQAEVTWIKPAGPVSGYQVVICKIAPPPDCRHDEPSEASLNLHQLMPNTTFEVRVTPFHRSKEQRLTGEEAVLQFTTLPPPKLDAIQVRPLNSTSLEVTWKAVSGARIMIEICPVPANLKRCPLYHTGSHMSKLRINDLKPETFYTINAIFSTTAGGLSYPGEHISKNVTTPAQGDGKNAASLPSYSGLWMSSLLYFLVHVCCDTYLPQGL